In Nicotiana tabacum cultivar K326 chromosome 10, ASM71507v2, whole genome shotgun sequence, the DNA window CATGCGAATACCCAGTTGttgcccccctccccccccccccacccccaatttttttttttactttttttgtaatttcaaattattatttttttcgttttttctgCCCTCCTCccgtggaaaaaatatttttatatatatattttcaataataactacgggttcaactgaacccataactttcgacgcggagtaaaatttgtatgtaaaaatttattaaaatattaaaattgtaaaaaaatagatataaacccataacatttaaaaatataatgagttcttTTGTTCCACTTTGACACAAAAACTTTTATCCCAAGTAAAAATACAGCGCGGACAAATACCCagttgccccccccccccccccccccccccccccacccccaccccccccccccaccccccccccccccccccccccccgcaattttttttttgtaatttcaaattattatttttttcgttttttctgCCCCCCTCCCGTGGaaaagatatttttttatatatattttcagtaATAACTACGAGTTCAACTAAACTCATAGCTTTTGACGCGAAGTAAAAATTTGtaagtaaaaatttattaaaattgtaaaaaaaatagatataaacccataacattaaaaatataatgggtttaatattaaaaatattaaaattgaattataggatttaaattctggatctgCCTCCACGTTGGGAGTATGAAATTTGGCTTAAAAAATGGCTCTCACGCGCCTACAAGGGTGAGGCAAATCACACATGGAATCTAGTTAGCTTTTGTGTTAAAGTGGAACAAAAGAAATGGGGTTGGAGGGCCAAAATAGAACAAAGCTGAGTTAAAGTGACAAATGAAAAATTAGACCAAGTTTAATGTGCTGTCTATATATTTGGCCTAAATAATACCTTGATtagaatattaaaataataaagtaacCCTTATAATGTGAAATGTAACTTTTATTTTGctaaaattaaataaagattTTAAATTATGCACTTTATATTGTAATTTATAATATATCAAACTAAACATGCAACAAAAAATAATCTATGTATTACAATTTATGCATAACTAATTTTGCATTACTGATTTCTATATGGCATTATTAATTCATGTATAATTTGTATCCAAACCAAACGATCccttatttatttgagaaaaaattaaacaaaataaatttaggtaTCTATTTATTTACCACTTAAAATTTAAAGACTGGTACGGCTAATTGTTATTCACAACATAAAATACATGTTTTTTTTatgatagaaagaaaaaaaaatgatgcaAATGTGAAATTAAGAAGAAAAGTGACaaaataaccccccccccccccaagccaACCCCAACTcaccaaaaaataaaatcctGATAGCTCCAATAGTTTTCGATCTAATTTTTCAAAGCTCATCTTTCAAAATCAATCATTTTAAAACGTGTTGTATCTCTTCTTTATTTTATACTCCTACTTGTGGGGTCAACTGTTACTAATAGCTTGTTTGTTCAAGTTTTTTTTTGGCCTTTAAGGTATTTTGCGAaactttattgttgagtaaaagcagaatttgtttttaagaaaattacaTTTAGAAGTACTTTTTACAAGTTTGGTCAAATATTAATTGttgttcaaaagtgtttttcaaattaattagttcATCATAAACtaattctcaccaaaagtactttttaggAATATATTTTGTAGAAAAGCacttcaaaataagctgatttttaaagcttgaccaaacaagcTATAATCATATTTTGCATATGAAAAGGTTCAGTTCGGATAATAGATTTATTTTTATGTAAGACCGTCTCCAACCATAACACCAAATTTCACACCAAAATGGTGTAACACCAAATTGACTCCAACCATTACACCAATTTTTACaacaaaaaagaatattttttctctttcttctatattatattatattattatcttctatttaaattttattttttatttccttcaaacaaattctatcttttttcttttttccatattcatcatatataattcacattcaccacttatataatcatttattacaagattattttAAAGAATAAATCAACTAAAGGATAAATCATTTATTACAAAAACTAAActtatgttttatattttttagtgTAATTTCAATTTTAATGTATCCTCCTTTGATGTACTTTAATtataatgtatttttattttatgtattgttaattttcttttttaaattttagtttccacttttcaattttagcaacattagatatcttacatttgcattttttattcttaaataatggttatatttctttttatacaataataataataataataaaattaacttataattttatataaatataatatatatacaaaaattaatatagcaaaaaaataggatataaaattaaaattataaagatcttaatataaaaattaattatatacacaatttataataaattaaagtccaaaaaataaaaagataaataaaataataataaatcaaatTTGGTGTTGATGAATAGTGTTGCACCAAATTTGGTTTGGTGCAAGATTTGGTGTTTCATTGGAGCAAAAAAACACCAAATTTAGATTTGGTGCAAAAAATAGTGCATCCTTGGAGATGCCGTAAGgatcatttttaaaaatttcaaaaactaagaaaaaaaaaggaaaggaacaGAAAAAGTCATACATGTTTTGCATTTCTTTCACTTTTGTTAAAAAACTATTTGATGAAACAAAGAGTAAACTGTTTAATAAAATTGTAAGTAAGGAGCTGAACATTTGATTTTCAAAGATTTCACAAACCAAGAATTGAAATAGAATAAGCAAGATAAGAAGAACTTAAAGGAGGAAATGGAAATGGTCTAAGAATAATATTACACTATCTGTATTAATAATCTAAGGACGTCTTTAtatgtgtttaccctaaaatttgaTTGAAAGGCTAAACCAGTTAAATTTGTAAAGTTAAATGTTAAACAATTAATTTAATACGATTAAATTGGTCCCTGTTAATTTGAAACAAGAAAAAGGTAATGATAACAACTAGTAAACGCAAGATATATAAATAGAAATTGAATTAAAGTAAAATCGATAATAGCTAGAATCTCTTACTGAACAATCTGCAAAATTGAACAAAAGTCGACTGAATCTTTGTACAGTGACTGTAGTATGTATTCAGTGATTGTGCGTAAAAATGCATGAATCATGATCTAGGAGGTGATATTCATATCTAGAGACTCCAAACCATATAATCGAAATAACAGAGCAACTAACTCAGAATGACCGCAACATGTATGCATTCCACCTATCACAACTGCTTACTGTCAATATCGATAACTCTCCCATTTTTCGGATAGTCTCTTACAGAATATTCCAAAAAGATTTACGCGGAAAATTTTATTAAATCGCCATCATTATTTTTGAATATGAAGAGACGTGCATCCTCGCCATTTAATGCTTAACCCTGACTAGTGAAAACATCAGCGGAATAAGGATGACATCCCCACACTTGTATATATTAATTCCTTCTTTCCTAGGATTATTTTATTAGATTTATTCTTGTTGTCGCTTTTGtttaggggtgggcattcggtatttcggttcggtatttcggtattcggtttatcaattgtgtataccaaataccgtaccaaaatatttcggtacggttcggtatttcttattttggttcggcACGGTTTCGGTACGATTTCGGTTTGATACATTAATGagtaatatttaaaatattgaCACGTCAACTACTGGAATTTCTGCTTCAATATTAAATTTTGATACTGCTTCAATATTAAGCTGCTTTTTCATATAGACGTGTCAAGACTTTACATTAAGAAAGCAAAGTCGTTTCTTGAAAAACCACAACCAGTTGAAGAAATCTTAGTCCTTAAAAGGAAATTGCCAAATATAGCACCTTTTGGTTATTCTTGTGGTCTGTAACTGGGCGTGCATTCTTGCTTGCTTGGACCTGTTAGTTCTCATTACCTTATTAGTTTTCTGATCTTTAATAGCCTGCCTGCATACTATTATGTAATAGGGATGAGGAAAAAATTTACTTACTAGATTGTTTACACTGTTATAGGAGGGAAGATCAGCTTGAATTTAGGCATGCAGTTGTGAATGAAAATTACAATTAGTAACAAATGTAGTTGTGCCTTCAGTCTTAAACAGACACAGGTACACAACAGAATTAGACTTAAGGCTTCAGGCCATGTAACAATCATCTGCAGCCAAGCTAATAGATCTGTAGCCAAGCAAGAAAAACCAGAATTATTCTTGTCATTCTTTAGAAGAGATGACTAGCATTCAGAACACCTGCACAACATGTAACAAGCATCTGCAGAACAAGCTATGTAACAAGCGTTTGCAGAACACCTGAACAGCTAAACCATCTGCAGAACATCTGAACAGCCAAACATTTACACACTGCCAAGCTGCAATTGTAACTAAGATGCAGCAACAACATCAGGAACACCTGAACAACCAATTGCACTATGCCAATTATATTTACACACTACCAATGCCAAGAACACCTGAACAACCAAACCATAAACACAAATACACAACATTCAACAAGTTTGAGGTCTTGCAGCAGCTAAAAGATGCTAGCAGTAACACTAGAAGTTCTTTTAAAAGATGCTAACAGTAACACAATATTGAGTCCATTAGCCCGCCGATTAACATATAGTCATATATCAGTCTGAATAAAGTTGAAGATTCCACCAAGTCTAaagaagattttaacaaaatagaaaaagaaaacaaaatctttttgTAATCATCTTCATTTATCTTTATGCTTTCAAATACAAATTACAATATGATCTATCCAAAATTAATCAGAGTACTATGTCCATTGCTAAAGAACAGagagcagcagcagcagaaatTAGTACAGTTTCTATCCAGTTAGCTCTAGTAAGATACAATTACTACAGTTTGTGCAACGGGCTACATAAATTAGGTTACAGAATCATTTTCCTGTATCAGTTACTTCAATCAATATCTATACATAACTGCCAACGCTTACTGCTAAAGAAATTTCACGAAACTACTATCTTCATTCCCTGTTCTACTGCTATATCTTATAGGTTTCTCATATGTCAACCTACTTTATACCTAATCAAACACTTGATCCAAAAAAATGAGtttcaaatataaaattaatcTTCGCTAAAGAACATCGTTAGAAATCTTCATCAAATTCATTTCCATCGCTAGAAAGTAGAAATCGCTAGAAAGTAGAAACATACCTTTGAAAATTGAAACTATCGCAAGTTCTCAACAACAACATCTTCGTTTGCCCGGAATTTGTGAGGACTAAGGACTGAGGAGTGAGGAATCGGAGCTCGGAAATCGGAAATCTCCAGATCGCCGCTCAACTGTACTGTAATCTAAATTGCTAAATGCTAATGCCCTAACCACTAACCAGTAACCAGCTAACCTTTAGAGTTTAGGCTTGGGCTTGGGCATAAGAATTAAGATGGGCTTGGGCGTTTGGGGCTGGGGCGATGGGCTGGGTGGGCAGTAATAATTAAGAAAATGTCTTTTAAAATCggattttcggtatttcggtataccgaaatttcAGAATTTTAATACCGAAGaccgtaccgaaataccgaaattgCAATACCGAATTGGACCGAAATACCGGAAAAAATCGAAACCaaaataccgaattaattcggtccggttcagaatttgatttttcggattttatgcccacccctactttTGTTGCTTTCTAGTATTTCGTCGTTTAGAATATTCCTTCTAATCCTTAAACACAAGAACTAAGCGGAATGGCTTCCTAGCCACTTAAACTTGTCGAGTTTTTAAAAGccgatacataaactttttattttcccatttgaacacttgAACACATTTTCCTCGTAACTAATAAACACATCTAGCTAGAGACCATATGCGCGTGTATTACACATACATATACGTGTCCATCCAGTCAGCAAATGACCAAGGGATATCTTACACTTCAAAGGCGCGAAAAAAACCATGGTCCCTTCTTTATTCCATAGACCGACCCGCCTCCCTCATTTTAACCTCTCTCTGGCTAAACCCTCCCATGTTAATTCAAAATTTTTGATGATCGGAGAAGGTGAAAAAAATCTGGAAAGTGAGGAGATCATATGTAAGGCCCATAGGCCATCATAGTAGGCACTCAATAGGCCACATAATATGCAAAGCCCTTCTTGCCATCGATGAACTCTCCATAAGTTCGGAAAACCTCGTCGAGAATGGCACTGATCTGCTCATCGATGAATTTGACCCTAGGATTTGCAGCAACCACCAAAGCTGCTGTTTCCTCGCGGTTAAGACCCCTATCGCCATTTGCATCAAAAATTTGGAAGATTCTTTTCACCTTCTCCGATCACGATCTCTGAATTCCAGAATCTTTCACATTCTTTTCACCTTCTCCAATATTCAAAAAGGACTTGTTTATGGTGGTGAATATGGCGTGAGGTCAGTCGTACTGGATGAACTTTCAAAATCAATCATAATCACTcacccttttttttgtttttcgttTATTATCTGTTAATCTTGTTCTGATCGAGCTTCGTTTGGTCTAAGTGATGCAAAACTTTGCTTTAACTCCACAATGAAAAAATATACAacttttcatcattttcatggtctgaaaaaaagaaaagaaaaagtaaaaatagagCTTTAGATTTTAAAAAATGGAGAAAGAGGGTATTTTAGAAGGAATGAATAAGAATACACTTAAATACAACCCATTTTGTACGGTTGGGCATTGTGAAGGGGGTTTTCACGCTCCTGTGCGTCGTGTTCCTGATGCGGCCTGCTGATTAGAACCAACTGATGCCACATGGGCATGGTCAATGGTCAAATGTGTTTATTAATTACGGAAAAAATGAGTTAGAATGTTCAAATGAAAAAGTTAAAACTTTATGTATCGACTTTTAAACCCCATCAAGTTTAAGTGGCGAGGAAGTCATTCCGCCGAAGAACTAGTATCCATGACCTCCCAGAACCCTAATACTCAGAATAAACTGCCATCATCTGTTTCGGCTCTGAGGTGGCTGAAAAAATTATATTGGTGGTCGTTGGCGCTTAAACTGAAAATAGTCTACTGCCATACAAGAAGGGCAAATCAAGTAAGTCGTTCTTCCTGCAAAGCCGCAAAAGCTAAGTCGCTCCCCGAAATAACTGTTACATATATAGTCCCTGAGGAATTGGATTTGACTTCTGACTTGACAGTTCGAATAAGACTGATAAGTAATTTGGTGATCGAAACACATCGGTGATCGAATTCGCGTCCATGATCACCTGGGAACTCCTTCCTGTTGTCTGAAAGGACTACTGGTGGACATATAAGAATATCAAGTTCTATTGTATTTGGCCTGAGCGATTCACCAGCTATCGTCCTGGACACTCTTTTGTACAtacttatctttttattcttGGGATGTCGCTTCTAATAGACACGATCATCAAAGAGATGTACCGTAGATACTGGATTTGCCTGGCTCAAATAGGTCCAATGATCTAGAGGTTGGTTGCCTGTCTTTGCCACTTGGCTTTTGCGAACGTGCTCTTCACCTTGTGGTATCTTATCCACCTTCTTTCTCCCAAGATCTACCAGAGTGTTATGCTCACCATGAATCAGTTGACTAATTCTTCAAATCAGTTCAGTTGCACATGATTTGGTCGTGACTCCTTTTTAGCAGCAGTGGACTTATGTTTTACTTTTCTTGTTAGTTTTACAACATTATCACTTAGTAGTGGACCATGTTTTTCACTTTTCATAATATTCTCCCTTATCTATTAGTTGCTATTTTTTAGACTTAGCAGTTAAATCGTAATCCTATAAAAGGCAGTAGGTGTTCTTGTTTTCAAGTGAAGTGAATTGAGCAGTAAAAAAACTTTCTGTTGTATATCTCTTTTATTGCTTCTGCATTTGTTTCCAACAtattttggtatcagagcaattagAAAAAGAAGTGGGTTACAACATAAATcttcttcttttcaattttcaGGTTTCACTCTAACTCATGTGCATCAAATAGTTAAGTTAGAGAGACAATTCTAAACACAAATCAGAGACCAAAATGGCAGCAAAttcaaactctaacactaactCCCAACATCTTCCAATTTTCAAAGGGGTGAATTATCATTTTTGGAATCTTAAGATAAAGACTCTCTTCAAGTCTCAGGAATTATGGGACTTGGTGGAGAATGGATTTCTAGACCCGGATGAAGGCCACGCACAACGGCTACGGGAAAATCGCAAGAATGATTCGAAGGCACTGTTTCTGATTCAACAAGCCCTTGATAATGATATCTTCCCCCGAATTTCAGCAGTAGAGACTTCCCATGAAGCTTGGGAATTTTTGCAGCAGGAGTATATGGGAGATAAGAAGGTAATTGCAGTAAAATTGCAAACTTTGCATCGTGATTTTGAAACTTTGAGCATGAAAAATAATGAATCGGTGCAAGATTATATGTCTAGAGTCTCTTCCATTGTTAATCTCATGAAATCTTATGGGGAGATTGTAAGTGATGAAATTGTTGTAGCAAAGGTGTTGAGGTCTTTAACCAATAAATTTGAGCATGTGGTTGCTGCAATTGAAGAATCCAAGGATTTATCTGATTATT includes these proteins:
- the LOC142165076 gene encoding uncharacterized protein LOC142165076, translated to MAANSNSNTNSQHLPIFKGVNYHFWNLKIKTLFKSQELWDLVENGFLDPDEGHAQRLRENRKNDSKALFLIQQALDNDIFPRISAVETSHEAWEFLQQEYMGDKKVIAVKLQTLHRDFETLSMKNNESVQDYMSRVSSIVNLMKSYGEIVSDEIVVAKVLRSLTNKFEHVVAAIEESKDLSDYSFDELMSSLLAHEDRLNGSHEKIEEKVFQVKEEASFSREKSAIFSGRGRGRGGFCGRGRGRGRGRGQFTETRQPNNDM